Proteins encoded in a region of the Nicotiana tomentosiformis chromosome 9, ASM39032v3, whole genome shotgun sequence genome:
- the LOC104088306 gene encoding heat stress transcription factor A-6b-like, whose product MDPSFAPIKEEVPGSNEPSSFMWIPQPMEGLHENGPPPFLTKTYELVDDPNTNDIVSWSRGNNSFIVWDPQTFSMNLLPRYFKHSNFSSFVRQLNTYGFRKVNPDQWEFANEGFLRGQRHLLKAIRRRKTSNFHPSQASNKGIDSYIELGKLELDVLSKYTHASIRGRQVIK is encoded by the exons ATGGATCCTAGTTTTGCCCCAATAAAAGAAGAGGTTCCTGGATCTAATGAGCCTTCTTCTTTTATGTGGATTCCTCAACCAATGGAGGGGCTTCATGAGAATGGCCCTCCACCATTTCTAACAAAGACTTATGAACTTGTGGATGATCCAAACACTAACGATATTGTTTCTTGGAGTAGAGGTAATAACAGTTTCATTGTTTGGGATCCTCAAACCTTTTCCATGAATCTCCTTCCAAGGTATTTCAAGCATAGCAATTTCTCAAGCTTTGTCAGGCAGCTCAATACTTAT GGATTTAGGAAGGTTAATCCAGACCAATGGGAGTTTGCTAATGAAGGTTTTTTGAGGGGGCAAAGGCATCTCTTGAAAGCAATTAGGAGGAGAAAGACAAGTAATTTCCATCCTAGCCAAGCTTCAAATAAAGGTATAGACTCTTATATTGAATTGGGAAAGCTTGAATTAGATGTCCTGTCCAaatacactcacgcaagtatacgtggtcgtcaagtaataaagtag
- the LOC104109926 gene encoding heat stress transcription factor A-6b-like: MPKINGEIDRLRREKQVLMMELVKLRQQQQTTKSYIKAMEEKLKRTEQKQQQMMEQKERRKEQIDDEIRKKRMRPIDQSPSNNVGIIELGHGVNDGNFNIKQEPQEYYGEIYGFGDFELERLAMSMQGPSGNTICIEDYTIEKEDIGELESEHKAIDEGFWEDLLYENVEDDITVLGIEEKDEDVDVLAQQLGFLGSRPK, translated from the coding sequence atgccaaagaTCAATGGAGAAATTGATCGATTAAGGCGCGAGAAGCAGGTTTTAATGATGGAACTGGTGAAGCTTAGACAACAGCAGCAGACTACTAAATCATACATTAAAGCAATGGAAGAAAAGCTTAAAAGGACAGAACAAAAACAGCAACAAATGATGGagcaaaaggaaagaaggaaagAACAAATAGATGATGAAATTAGGAAGAAGAGAATGAGGCCAATTGATCAAAGTCCTAGTAATAATGTTGGAATTATAGAATTAGGTCATGGTGTGAATGATGGAAATTTTAATATAAAGCAAGAACCTCAAGAATATTATGGTGAAATTTATGGATTTGGTGATTTTGAATTGGAGAGACTTGCTATGAGTATGCAAGGACCAAGTGGGAACACAATCTGTATTGAAGACTACACCATTGAGAAAGAAGATATAGGAGAACTAGAAAGTGAGCATAAAGCAATTGATGAAGGATTTTGGGAGGATTTGTTGTATGAAAATGTTGAAGATGATATCACTGTACTTGGTATTGAAGAAAAAGATGAAGATGTGGATGTTTTGGCTCAGCAGCTTGGATTTTTGGGTTCTAGACCAAAGTAA